CTTTTTGCTTACTGATCTTTGCGATATTAAAAACAGAAGTCCCATCAGGTATATTTCTTTGTTCATGCCAGCAGTAATTCATTCTGTCACACTCATAAGGCTTAAAACAATGTACCCCTATATCTAAATTTGGCTCAACGTCATCGCCTATAGTCCTTTTTAGCTTTTTGATGTTTTCAGCTACTTTGCTTTGCATAGATACAATTCGATCCGTTACATCATTTATAACAAATAGCTTATCAAGCTCTAGTTTCTCGCCGCGAATGTATTGATTATTTAGATGTATCACATTAACGCGCTCCACCTCATACCCCAGTGAGCTAATGACATAGTACTGGATGCTCACGTCATCTATATAGACATCGGACAAGCTCGTGCTGCTTTTTACTTCATTTATAATGAGCTTTCCATCAACGACCTGCAAGATATCTACCATAACCAAAATTTCATCAAAACAAAATGTCGCCTCAAATATTGCTTTTTCGCCGTTTTTGATAAAATTCTCAGTTTGGGCTATCTTTTCATCAAAGCTGCTACCATCAAATTTTATCCTTTTGCCACCGCCAAATAGCTCACAGGCAAGCTCTCCGACTATGTTTCCGGTCTCAAATACGGCAGGATCCGTATTTTGTTCCAAAACATCAGGCTTATACTTTTTAAGCCAAAGCGACTTTGGACACTGAAGGCCTCGTACGTAGAGGGATTTTGATAAAAATTTATTGCTCATTTTTCTGCCTTTATCAAGGATTTATTATGCTTTTTTTAAACTCTATTTAAATAAAATAGCTTTGGTTTATAATTTTAGCATAAAAAATGGACATTAAATGTCTATAAAAAGGTGTATAATTTCAAATAATTAAAAACCGGACGCAGTCATACGTTCGAAAATAAATTTTAAAAGGAAATAAAAATGGCTTTACGGTTAGAGATTTCAGGCGTGGCACATGAAGTGCAGTTAACTGGATTTAACAGAGATGAATTTGATAATGCCATCAGGAAGCTATCATCCCAAGAAGGCTCTTTCTCCGAACTTTTTGTAAACGAGCAAGAATGGGGTGGAGAAGAAATAAATCATGATTATTGCATAGACAATATTAATAAAGATGTAACAATCACATTAATAGATGAGGACGATGAAAGTGATGAGCTAGAATGCTCTACTGGAGTTCTACGCAAAATAGAATGTCTTGAAAACTATGATAATAGTATCTTTGATAACCATTCACACTTTATATTTCTGTATTCTACTGAAGAAGGCTTTAGGGAATCCTATACTTTACCAGAGTGCATAACAAAGGATAGCTTTGATATAAGTAATATTTTTTATCTAGTACCGAAAATTAATCTCAAAGCAGACGAAGACTGTGTTACAGAGGATGCAATAAAATCAGGAGCATTGTTTTATATCGATGCCAATCAGAGGTATGAATTTATAAAGAAAAATATCAAAAAAGTCAAACAACTAGACGATAGAAGCGATTTTAGCCTAGATGACGATTATGACGACGACACTTGGGAAGAGATCATTGCAGATCTAATGGTGGAATACGATGACTGCTTAGATGAATACAGGCTTGAATACAATGAAGATCAGCAGTCTGACAATATGAGCATAACTGCAATCTCCATTGACAATAATGGCGATGTTGTTGATAAATACTCACTTTAAACCAAAAGCATATCTTTCTTTTTTGTGAAGGTATGCATAATATTTTTTACTTTAACTAAGGGAATTTTTATGGAGTTTAATGATTATAAAGAGGCATATTTGAAATACAAGGAAAAGTTTTTCGAAGATAAGATGTCAATTTTTTACTGACAATGTGAAATTCTTGGTAGATAATTTCATAGAAAGAGAGATACTAGCGATAAAGATTTTGATGAAAAGATAAAAGAACAGCTAAAAGATGCTAGCGATGATGTGATAGACCTTATGGCAAATATTATTTGGCTTTGGAAATTACCACCCATAAAAGCAGATAGAGAGGGTAGCGTTGAGACTTTTTTCAAAAATTTCAATAAAGAAGTATTAATAAACGGCAGTTCTAATTCATTTCTAGAAAATTTTGACGGATTTGCTAAAAGCAGGCAAAATACTACGACCAACAAGCTAAACTCATCGCTTTTTACTCCACTAAACCTGTTGATTCTATCTCAAGTTAAAAGTATAAAACCTTGATTGATCATAGCATCTAATTGTTTTGGGTTTTACTGGCGCAAAGAGAAGTAAAATCGCTAAATTACTCATGCAGGGATTTTTCATCCCTGCTATATTAGTACGATAAAAATTTTACCTATCTTGAAGACTTTTTATACTGGACCAATGTGATCTGGCACCACGCGTTTTATCTTGCGAAACAGCGTTATTTATTTAAGAACTTAACTAATTCATCTTTAAAATGATCATCATCATACTCTTCGCCTAGCGCATCATATGTTAGCTCGAAAGACACATTGCCAACATACGCATTTACTCTTGATGTATAAGAAGTCGGTTTTTTGGTAGAAACTTCAATATTTAGATATACCGGCAAAAAAGAGCCTTGCTGATCAAAATTATTTCTAGTAATAACACATTTTTCGTTTAAATATGCATTGCAAAATTCTAAAAACTTAGATCCCAATTCGTCTGCTAGCTCCCTTTGTGTGTTAGCTAAATCTATAAACTGCTCAATTATTGGAGCTGTTTTAACAACTTTTTTCTTTGCCATTTTTTCTCCTTTGTTTTAAAATGTTTAAACTTTTTTATTTCTTTGTCTAAATAACTTT
Above is a window of Campylobacter showae DNA encoding:
- a CDS encoding DUF2779 domain-containing protein; its protein translation is MSNKFLSKSLYVRGLQCPKSLWLKKYKPDVLEQNTDPAVFETGNIVGELACELFGGGKRIKFDGSSFDEKIAQTENFIKNGEKAIFEATFCFDEILVMVDILQVVDGKLIINEVKSSTSLSDVYIDDVSIQYYVISSLGYEVERVNVIHLNNQYIRGEKLELDKLFVINDVTDRIVSMQSKVAENIKKLKRTIGDDVEPNLDIGVHCFKPYECDRMNYCWHEQRNIPDGTSVFNIAKISKQKATKLYQDGIVNIADIKDIYAFNTNQQVQIKAQINGKEFIDKVAIKEFLDTLSYPLYHLDFETFQQAVPEFIGLSPYEQIPFQFSIHKDYGKGNLEHFEFLAEVRADPRYELALNLIKFIPQDACVLAYHASFEKGVIQNLATLFPQLSSHLMNIHSNIKDLEIPFAKKFYYHPKMCGSSSIKKVLPAIVPSFESAYSSLDLIHNGGEAMSEYAKTKT